Proteins found in one Primulina eburnea isolate SZY01 chromosome 16, ASM2296580v1, whole genome shotgun sequence genomic segment:
- the LOC140816909 gene encoding caffeoylshikimate esterase-like, with product MKYTHPVAEANETSPFGSLTTEEFYTRHSVDHGSAYITSKQNLKLFTQWWTPIQQQTPLKGIVCVVHGYTGETSWFLQLTSVHFAKHGFAVCAIDHFGHGFSEGLIAHLPDMNLVVDECILFFNSFRARYEPDLPAFMYAESLGGAIALLITLRRDGILPDRKFDGVVLNGAMCGISDKFKPPWPLEHFLSLAAFLVPTWCVVPTRGSIPGVSFKVEWKRKLAFASPRRPLLRPRAATAQELLRVCRDLQGKFHQVDVPFLIVHGGEDIVCDPACAEELYSRASSKDKTLRIYPGMWHQLAGEPDENVELVFGEVVDWLVTRSERRG from the exons ATGAAATACACTCACCCTGTAGCCGAAGCCAACGAGACGAGCCCCTTTGGCTCGCTGACGACGGAGGAGTTCTACACGCGCCACTCTGTCGATCACGGTTCTGCTTACATCACCAGCAAGCAGAACCTCAAGCTCTTCACCCAGTGGTGGACCCCCATTCAGCAGCAAACCCCGCTTAAAGGCATAGTGTGCGTGGTGCACGGGTACACCGGAGAAACCAGCTGGTTCCTGCAGCTCACATCCGTGCACTTTGCCAAGCACGGATTCGCCGTGTGCGCTATCGATCACTTCGGCCACGGCTTCTCCGAAGGCTTAATTGCTCATTTACCGGACATGAACCTCGTTGTGGATGAATGTATTTTGTTCTTCAACAGTTTCCGCGCGAGGTATGAGCCGGATTTGCCGGCGTTCATGTACGCGGAGTCGCTTGGCGGTGCTATTGCGTTGCTGATAACGCTTCGCCGTGATGGAATTTTACCGGATAGGAAGTTCGACGGCGTCGTTTTAAACGGGGCTATGTGTGGGATTAGTGATAAGTTTAAGCCACCATGGCCATTGGAGCATTTCCTTTCCCTTGCTGCGTTTTTGGTTCCGACGTGGTGCGTTGTGCCTACTCGCGGCTCCATACCCGGTGTTTCCTTCAAG GTGGAATGGAAGCGAAAGCTGGCGTTTGCAAGCCCTAGGAGGCCTTTGTTGAGGCCTCGTGCAGCCACTGCACAAGAACTGTTGAGGGTATGCAGGGACTTGCAAGGGAAGTTCCATCAAGTTGATGTGCCATTTCTGATTGTGCATGGTGGGGAAGACATAGTGTGTGATCCGGCTTGTGCAGAGGAGCTCTACAGCCGCGCGTCCTCCAAGGATAAGACCCTTAGGATCTACCCTGGAATGTGGCACCAGCTAGCGGGAGAACCAGATGAAAATGTGGAGCTTGTGTTTGGGGAGGTTGTGGATTGGCTGGTGACAAGATCTGAGCGTCGCGGTTAA